One Azospirillum sp. B510 genomic window carries:
- a CDS encoding UDP-glucose 4-epimerase family protein codes for MRVLLTGATGFVGRHTVPLLAAGGHQVRAALRQPLGGAGSGPWDGPWDTAIVGDIGPGTDWTAALAGIDAVIHMAARVHVMRDTAADPLAEFCRVNSAGTVRLAEQAAAAGVKRFVFLSSIKAMVDESRPTPLDAAETPGPHSPYGISKLEAERALAAISARSGMEVAVIRPPLVYGPGAAGNMRALVRLVATGLPLPLGGIHNRRSLIYVGNLADAVVTVLEHPAAAGQTFLVQDGEPLSTADLVRAIAIALDRPARLIPVPRGLMALAARLTGTRAVFDRLAGTLMVDDRPIRDRLGWRPPHDLASGLRVTAEWFKACRGR; via the coding sequence ATGCGCGTTCTCCTGACCGGCGCGACCGGCTTCGTCGGCCGCCACACCGTCCCGCTGCTGGCCGCCGGCGGCCATCAGGTGCGCGCCGCCCTTCGCCAGCCGCTCGGCGGAGCGGGGAGCGGCCCATGGGACGGCCCATGGGACACCGCGATCGTCGGCGACATCGGTCCCGGCACCGACTGGACGGCGGCGCTCGCCGGCATCGACGCGGTGATCCATATGGCCGCCCGCGTCCATGTCATGCGCGACACCGCCGCCGATCCGCTGGCGGAGTTCTGCCGGGTCAACAGCGCCGGCACCGTCCGGCTGGCGGAACAGGCGGCGGCGGCCGGGGTCAAGCGCTTCGTATTCCTCAGCAGCATCAAGGCGATGGTGGACGAAAGCCGCCCCACCCCGCTGGACGCGGCGGAGACGCCCGGTCCCCACAGCCCCTACGGCATCTCCAAACTGGAGGCCGAGCGGGCGCTTGCGGCGATCTCCGCCCGCAGCGGAATGGAGGTGGCGGTGATCCGTCCGCCGCTGGTCTATGGCCCTGGTGCCGCCGGCAACATGCGGGCGCTGGTGAGGCTGGTGGCGACCGGCCTGCCGCTGCCGCTGGGCGGCATCCACAACCGGCGCAGCCTGATCTATGTCGGCAACCTCGCCGACGCGGTGGTGACGGTGCTGGAGCATCCCGCCGCCGCCGGACAGACCTTCCTGGTCCAGGATGGGGAGCCGCTGTCCACCGCCGATCTGGTGCGCGCCATCGCCATCGCCCTGGACCGACCGGCAAGGCTGATCCCGGTGCCGCGCGGCCTGATGGCGCTGGCGGCGCGGCTGACCGGCACGCGGGCTGTGTTCGACCGGCTGGCCGGTACGCTGATGGTGGATGACCGCCCCATCCGCGACCGACTCGGCTGGCGTCCGCCCCATGATCTTGCGTCCGGGTTGCGCGTCACCGCGGAATGGTTCAAAGCTTGCCGCGGCCGATGA
- a CDS encoding polysaccharide biosynthesis protein: MRIPSARAFVVFLHDLVMTGAALVVALYLRVGGSAFGLYSDALTIALPVLVGVSAAVFLLFGLYRGIWRYASIPDLMQVVRAVTVAVLCFVLVMFLLTRAELLPRSLPPILWLVQMLLLGGPRFAYRFLKDRRFSWAEAVEGVPRIPVLLLGVGDAAELFIRSLDQPGQSAYRVVGILDDKGRRIGHAVRGVPVLGGADDLEQVVQTLERKGERPQRLIVTKGDAELKGSTLRSLLDRAEALGLVLSRLPSLTEFKSALGEGKGIEVRPIALEDLLGRPQAVLDRGAIAGLVGGRRVIVTGAGGTIGSELVRQIAALGPERLILLDAGEFNLYSIEMEVREKFPGLDPRPVIADVRDRDRVMRLFQDERPALVFHAAALKHVPLVEANPCEGALTNVVGTRNVADAARAAGCLAMVLISTDKAIRPTSVMGAAKRFAETYCQALDVLPPRDGGEQATRYMTVRFGNVLGSSGSVVPLFTRQLAKGGPLTVTHPDMRRYFMTVREAVELVLQASAHGATRAEDRGKILVLDMGEPVKIADLARQMIRLAGYRPGVDIQIAYTGLRPGEKLFEEILTAAEAPSRTEADGVFLASPRLIDYALINRAVGELEAAARGGDGERVLSILGTIVPDFRAEAVLPSAATQA; encoded by the coding sequence ATGCGTATCCCGTCCGCACGGGCATTTGTGGTGTTCCTGCATGATCTGGTGATGACCGGGGCCGCCCTGGTCGTCGCCCTTTATCTGCGGGTGGGCGGTTCCGCCTTCGGCCTCTATTCCGACGCGCTGACCATCGCGCTGCCGGTGCTGGTCGGCGTTTCGGCGGCGGTCTTCCTGCTGTTCGGGCTGTATCGCGGCATCTGGCGCTACGCCTCCATCCCCGACCTGATGCAGGTGGTGCGCGCCGTCACGGTGGCGGTGCTGTGCTTCGTGCTGGTGATGTTCCTGCTGACCCGGGCCGAACTGCTGCCCCGCTCGCTGCCGCCGATCCTGTGGCTGGTGCAGATGCTGCTGCTCGGCGGCCCGCGCTTCGCCTACCGCTTCCTGAAGGACCGCCGCTTCAGCTGGGCCGAGGCGGTGGAGGGCGTGCCGCGCATTCCCGTGCTGCTGCTGGGCGTCGGCGACGCGGCGGAGCTGTTCATCCGCTCGCTCGACCAGCCGGGCCAGTCGGCCTACCGCGTCGTCGGCATCCTGGACGACAAGGGCCGGCGCATCGGCCATGCCGTGCGCGGCGTGCCGGTGCTGGGCGGAGCGGATGATCTGGAACAGGTGGTCCAGACGCTGGAGCGCAAGGGCGAACGGCCGCAGCGGCTGATCGTCACCAAGGGCGACGCCGAGCTGAAGGGATCGACCCTGCGCAGCCTGCTCGACCGGGCGGAGGCGCTGGGGCTGGTCCTGTCGCGCCTGCCCAGCCTGACCGAGTTCAAATCGGCGCTGGGCGAAGGCAAGGGCATCGAGGTGCGCCCGATCGCGCTGGAGGATCTGCTGGGCCGGCCGCAGGCGGTGCTGGACCGCGGGGCGATCGCCGGGCTGGTCGGCGGGCGGCGGGTGATCGTCACCGGCGCCGGCGGCACCATCGGCAGCGAGCTGGTCCGCCAGATCGCCGCGCTGGGACCGGAACGGCTGATCCTGCTCGATGCCGGTGAATTCAACCTCTACAGCATCGAGATGGAGGTGCGGGAGAAGTTCCCCGGCCTGGACCCTCGCCCGGTGATCGCCGACGTGCGCGACCGCGACCGGGTCATGCGCCTGTTCCAGGACGAGCGTCCGGCCCTGGTCTTCCACGCCGCGGCGCTGAAGCATGTGCCGCTGGTGGAGGCCAACCCGTGCGAGGGCGCGCTGACCAACGTCGTCGGCACCCGCAATGTCGCCGATGCGGCGCGCGCCGCCGGCTGCCTCGCCATGGTGCTGATCTCCACCGACAAGGCGATCCGCCCGACCAGCGTGATGGGCGCGGCCAAGCGCTTCGCCGAGACCTATTGCCAGGCGCTCGACGTGCTGCCGCCGCGCGACGGCGGCGAGCAGGCCACCCGCTACATGACCGTGCGCTTCGGCAATGTGCTGGGTTCCTCGGGCTCGGTGGTGCCGCTGTTCACCCGGCAGCTCGCCAAGGGCGGCCCGCTGACCGTCACCCATCCCGACATGCGCCGCTATTTCATGACGGTGCGCGAGGCGGTGGAGCTGGTGCTGCAAGCCTCCGCCCATGGCGCCACCCGCGCCGAGGACCGCGGCAAGATCCTGGTGCTGGACATGGGAGAGCCGGTGAAGATCGCCGACCTCGCCCGCCAGATGATCCGGCTGGCCGGCTACCGCCCCGGCGTCGACATCCAGATCGCCTATACCGGCCTGCGTCCGGGCGAGAAGCTGTTCGAGGAAATCCTGACCGCGGCGGAGGCGCCGAGCCGGACCGAGGCCGACGGCGTCTTCCTCGCATCCCCCCGGCTGATCGATTACGCGCTGATCAACCGCGCGGTGGGCGAGCTGGAGGCGGCGGCGCGCGGCGGCGACGGCGAGCGGGTTCTGTCCATCCTCGGCACCATCGTCCCCGATTTCCGCGCCGAGGCGGTGCTTCCGTCCGCCGCGACACAGGCGTGA
- the aroC gene encoding chorismate synthase → MAGNSFGTLFRFTTWGESHGPAIGVVVDGCPSLLDLVAETDIQPWMDKRRPGQSRYTTQRQEPDQVRILSGVFEGKTTGTPISLLIENTDQRSKDYSDIAGKFRPGHADYTYWQKYGIRDYRGGGRSSARETACRVAAGAVARKVLGSAIQVRGALVQVGPHRIDHSRWDWAEIDNNPFFCPDPVAAAQWADYLDGIRKSGSSAGAVVELVASGVPVGLGDPLYDKLDSDLARAMMTINAVKGVEIGNGFAAAALTGEENADQMRMGQDGRPQFLSNHAGGILGGISTGQDIVVRFAVKPTSSILTPRQTVDTAGNDTDILTKGRHDPCVGIRAVPVGEAMMACVLADHLLRRRAERRE, encoded by the coding sequence ATGGCCGGCAACAGCTTCGGCACGCTTTTCCGCTTCACCACCTGGGGCGAGAGCCACGGTCCGGCCATCGGCGTCGTCGTCGACGGCTGCCCGTCGCTGCTCGACCTTGTCGCGGAAACCGACATCCAGCCCTGGATGGACAAGCGCCGGCCCGGCCAATCGCGCTACACCACCCAGCGCCAGGAGCCCGATCAGGTCAGGATCCTGTCCGGCGTGTTCGAGGGCAAGACCACCGGCACGCCGATCTCCCTGCTGATCGAGAACACCGACCAGCGCTCCAAGGATTACAGCGACATCGCCGGCAAATTCCGCCCCGGCCATGCCGACTACACCTATTGGCAGAAATACGGCATCCGCGACTACCGCGGCGGCGGCCGCTCCTCGGCGCGGGAAACCGCCTGCCGGGTCGCCGCCGGCGCTGTGGCGCGCAAGGTGCTGGGCTCCGCCATCCAGGTGCGCGGCGCCCTGGTGCAGGTCGGCCCGCACAGGATCGACCACAGCCGCTGGGACTGGGCGGAGATCGACAACAATCCCTTCTTCTGCCCCGACCCGGTCGCCGCCGCCCAATGGGCCGATTATCTCGACGGCATCCGCAAGAGCGGCTCCTCGGCCGGCGCGGTGGTGGAGCTGGTGGCGTCGGGCGTGCCGGTGGGGCTGGGCGACCCGCTCTATGACAAGCTGGACAGCGACCTCGCCCGCGCGATGATGACGATCAACGCGGTCAAGGGGGTGGAGATCGGCAACGGCTTCGCCGCCGCCGCGCTGACCGGCGAGGAGAACGCCGACCAGATGCGCATGGGGCAGGACGGGCGGCCGCAATTCCTGTCCAACCACGCCGGCGGCATCCTGGGCGGCATCTCCACCGGGCAGGACATCGTCGTCCGCTTCGCGGTGAAGCCGACCAGTTCGATCCTGACGCCGCGCCAGACGGTGGACACCGCCGGCAACGATACCGACATCCTGACCAAGGGCCGCCACGACCCCTGCGTCGGCATCCGCGCCGTACCGGTGGGCGAGGCGATGATGGCCTGCGTGCTGGCCGACCATCTGCTGCGTCGGCGGGCCGAACGGCGGGAGTAA
- the rnr gene encoding ribonuclease R: MTDSQFPAKDAILAFIRSSTTPVGKREIARAFKLSGSADREMLKELLRDLEADGAVERGRNKRMAPPRSLPAVAVLLVTGVDADGELSARPLTWTGDGTPPRIFLLPEKRSRGEDKPLAVGDTLLAKLARINDRLYEGRIIRRIDGEREGRILGVYRPSADGGRIHPTDRRHKTEFLVLPPNRGEAEPGDLVFADILPAGRAGQPQARVVERLGSTDEPRAFSLIAIHAHGIPTVFPHPALREAELAAVPALMQREDLRDLPLVTIDGADARDFDDAVWAEPDGDPENPEGWHLLVAIADVSYYVRPGSALDRVAYERGNSVYFPDRVVPMLPEALSNGLCSLRPGEDRACLAFHLWIDRNGVLIRHRLVRGLMRSAARLTYEQVQECHDGRMDEATAPLADTVIAPLFGAYARLAAARARRGTLELDLPERRVRIDERGRVAEIARRERHDSHRLIEEFMIAANVAAAEVLERRAMPGLFRIHDRPSMEKMEALRGFLAGLGHPLVKSADLTPDHFTRILRKVEGTSHAPLVSEVILRAQAQASYSPDNIGHFGLALHRYAHFTSPIRRYADLIVHRALIRTLGLGVGGLDDETLGRLAEIGEHLSGTERRAATAERDAIDRYTAAFLADRVGERFSGRISGVSRFGLFVRLDESGADGLVPASSLPDDRYDHDEAVHALVGQRTGRTYRLGGPVKLVLVEADPVSGSTLFRLADSA; the protein is encoded by the coding sequence GTGACCGACAGCCAGTTCCCCGCCAAGGACGCCATCCTCGCCTTCATCCGGTCCAGCACCACCCCCGTCGGCAAGCGCGAGATCGCCCGCGCCTTCAAGCTGTCGGGGTCGGCCGACCGCGAGATGCTGAAGGAGCTGCTGCGGGATCTGGAGGCCGACGGCGCGGTCGAGCGCGGGCGCAACAAGCGCATGGCCCCGCCGCGATCCCTGCCCGCCGTCGCCGTGCTGCTGGTCACCGGCGTCGATGCGGACGGCGAACTGTCGGCCCGGCCGCTGACCTGGACCGGCGACGGCACCCCGCCGCGCATCTTCCTGCTGCCGGAGAAGCGGTCGCGCGGCGAGGACAAGCCGCTGGCGGTCGGCGATACGCTGCTGGCGAAGCTCGCCCGCATCAACGACCGCCTCTATGAGGGCCGCATCATCCGCCGCATCGACGGCGAGCGCGAGGGGCGCATCCTCGGCGTCTACCGGCCGAGCGCCGATGGTGGGCGCATCCACCCGACCGACCGCCGCCACAAGACCGAATTCCTTGTGCTTCCACCCAACCGCGGCGAGGCCGAGCCGGGCGACCTCGTCTTCGCCGACATCCTGCCGGCGGGCCGCGCCGGCCAGCCCCAGGCCCGCGTGGTCGAGCGGCTGGGCTCGACCGACGAGCCGCGCGCCTTCAGCCTGATCGCCATCCACGCCCATGGCATCCCCACCGTCTTCCCCCATCCGGCCCTGCGCGAGGCCGAGCTGGCGGCGGTGCCGGCGCTGATGCAGCGGGAGGATCTGCGCGACCTCCCGCTGGTGACGATCGACGGCGCCGACGCCCGCGACTTCGACGACGCGGTGTGGGCCGAGCCGGACGGCGACCCGGAGAATCCGGAGGGCTGGCATCTGCTGGTCGCCATCGCCGACGTGTCCTATTACGTGCGGCCGGGATCGGCGCTCGACCGCGTGGCGTACGAGCGCGGCAACTCGGTGTACTTCCCCGACCGCGTCGTGCCGATGCTGCCCGAAGCCCTGTCGAACGGGCTGTGCTCGCTGCGGCCGGGGGAGGACCGCGCCTGCCTCGCCTTCCATCTGTGGATCGACCGCAACGGTGTGCTGATCCGGCATCGGCTGGTCCGCGGACTCATGCGGTCGGCGGCGCGGCTGACCTATGAACAGGTGCAGGAATGCCACGACGGTCGGATGGACGAGGCGACGGCACCGCTCGCCGACACGGTGATCGCCCCGCTGTTCGGCGCGTACGCCCGGCTCGCCGCCGCCCGCGCCCGGCGCGGTACGCTGGAGCTGGACCTGCCGGAGCGCCGCGTCCGCATCGACGAACGCGGCCGGGTCGCGGAGATCGCCCGGCGCGAGCGCCATGACAGCCATCGGCTGATCGAGGAGTTCATGATCGCCGCCAACGTCGCGGCGGCGGAGGTGCTGGAACGGCGCGCCATGCCCGGTCTCTTCCGCATCCACGACCGCCCGTCGATGGAGAAGATGGAGGCGCTGCGCGGTTTCCTCGCCGGCCTCGGCCATCCGCTGGTCAAGAGCGCCGACCTGACGCCGGACCATTTCACCCGCATCCTGCGCAAGGTGGAGGGCACCTCGCACGCGCCGCTGGTCAGCGAGGTGATCCTGCGCGCCCAGGCCCAGGCCAGCTACAGCCCGGACAATATCGGCCATTTCGGGCTGGCTCTGCACCGCTACGCCCATTTCACCTCGCCGATCCGCCGCTATGCCGACCTGATCGTCCACCGGGCGCTGATCCGCACGCTGGGGCTCGGCGTCGGCGGGCTTGACGACGAAACGCTGGGCCGGCTGGCGGAGATCGGCGAGCATCTGTCCGGCACCGAACGCCGCGCCGCCACCGCCGAACGCGACGCCATCGACCGCTACACCGCCGCCTTCCTCGCCGACCGGGTGGGGGAGCGTTTCAGCGGCCGCATCTCCGGCGTCAGCCGCTTCGGACTGTTCGTCCGGCTGGACGAGAGCGGCGCCGACGGGCTGGTTCCCGCCAGCAGCCTGCCCGACGACAGGTACGACCATGACGAGGCGGTACACGCTCTGGTCGGCCAGCGTACGGGGCGGACCTACCGCCTCGGCGGCCCGGTCAAGCTGGTGCTGGTCGAGGCCGATCCGGTCAGCGGCAGCACGCTGTTCCGGCTGGCCGACTCGGCGTGA
- a CDS encoding S41 family peptidase has translation MTRRPLRRLAIQLSTAALLATAFLATGALAAPSQGGGVAAPTVSEQVFAVGFAKIAEVYIETVSFNRLGMDGLKGLNGIDPSVTVEHAGSTIRLYVSGALAAEYGTPADGDAGGWAVLTTRIIDRARAYSPVLAKATPERLYQVVFDGVTADLDGYSRYTGVQRASNERAQREGYGGVGLSLDSLPNGRVTVHDVMPHSPAERAGIIDGDQLLAIDGDLTVRMSAADMRDRLRGPSGTLVTLTVARDAGAPRRLPLRRERVVPTTVTYSMAGDVGIVKLDRFNATTASSLRSAITAIRQATGPTLQGMVLDLRGNPGGLLDQAVAVADLFIRRGRILSTEGRNPDSRQRFDANNDDLLDGLPLVVLVDGRSASSAEVVAAALQDSGRAVVVGASSYGKGSVQTVNRLPNDGELFLTWSRIYTPAGYTLHRQGVQPTVCTSRAGQTDPDALLSDLREGRLRPAQIASWRSKAADDEKALSALREACPWKEHEPELDLKVAMRLLAEPALYQRAVATALVNTVAER, from the coding sequence ATGACGCGCCGCCCGCTCCGCCGTCTGGCCATTCAGCTTTCGACCGCGGCCCTTCTCGCCACCGCCTTTCTCGCCACCGGCGCGCTCGCCGCGCCGTCGCAGGGCGGAGGGGTCGCGGCGCCGACGGTGAGCGAGCAGGTCTTCGCGGTCGGCTTCGCCAAGATCGCCGAGGTCTATATCGAAACGGTGTCCTTCAACCGTCTGGGGATGGACGGGCTGAAGGGCTTGAACGGCATCGACCCGTCGGTAACGGTCGAACATGCCGGCAGCACCATCCGCCTCTACGTGTCGGGTGCGCTGGCCGCGGAATACGGCACTCCGGCGGACGGCGACGCCGGCGGCTGGGCGGTTCTGACCACCCGCATCATCGACCGCGCCCGCGCCTACTCCCCGGTCCTGGCGAAGGCGACGCCGGAGCGGTTGTATCAGGTGGTGTTCGACGGCGTCACCGCCGATCTCGACGGCTATTCCCGCTACACCGGCGTCCAGCGCGCGAGCAACGAACGCGCGCAGCGCGAGGGCTATGGCGGCGTCGGCCTTTCCCTGGACAGCCTGCCCAATGGCCGCGTCACCGTGCATGACGTCATGCCGCACAGCCCGGCCGAGCGCGCCGGCATCATCGACGGCGACCAGTTGCTGGCGATCGACGGCGACCTGACCGTGAGGATGAGCGCCGCCGACATGCGCGACCGCCTGCGCGGTCCAAGCGGCACGCTGGTCACCCTGACCGTCGCCCGCGACGCCGGCGCGCCCCGGCGGCTGCCGCTGCGCCGCGAACGGGTGGTGCCGACCACCGTGACCTACTCGATGGCGGGCGACGTCGGCATCGTCAAGCTCGACCGCTTCAACGCCACCACCGCCTCCAGCCTGCGATCGGCGATCACCGCCATCCGGCAGGCGACCGGCCCGACCCTGCAAGGGATGGTCCTCGACCTGCGCGGCAATCCGGGCGGGCTGCTGGACCAGGCGGTGGCGGTCGCCGACCTGTTCATCCGCCGCGGCCGGATCCTCTCCACCGAAGGGCGCAACCCGGACAGCCGGCAGCGCTTCGACGCCAACAACGACGATCTGCTCGACGGGCTGCCGCTCGTGGTCCTGGTCGACGGCCGCTCCGCCTCCTCGGCGGAAGTGGTGGCGGCGGCGTTGCAGGACTCGGGCCGCGCGGTCGTGGTGGGGGCGTCCAGCTACGGCAAGGGCAGCGTCCAGACGGTCAACCGGCTGCCGAACGACGGCGAACTGTTTCTGACCTGGAGCCGCATCTACACCCCGGCCGGCTATACCCTGCACCGCCAGGGCGTCCAGCCCACCGTCTGCACCAGCCGCGCCGGCCAGACCGATCCGGACGCCCTGCTGTCCGACCTGCGCGAGGGGCGGCTGCGCCCGGCGCAGATCGCCAGTTGGCGGTCCAAGGCGGCCGACGACGAAAAGGCGCTGAGCGCCCTGCGCGAAGCCTGCCCCTGGAAGGAACATGAGCCGGAGCTGGACCTGAAGGTGGCCATGCGGCTGCTGGCCGAGCCGGCGCTCTACCAGCGCGCGGTCGCCACCGCCCTGGTCAACACGGTGGCGGAGCGCTGA
- the rpmG gene encoding 50S ribosomal protein L33, which translates to MAKQNTVLIKLVSTADTGFFYVKKKNPKKTTEKLSFRKYDPVARKHVEFKEAKIK; encoded by the coding sequence ATGGCCAAGCAGAACACCGTCCTCATCAAGCTGGTGAGCACGGCTGACACCGGTTTCTTCTACGTGAAGAAGAAGAACCCCAAGAAGACCACCGAGAAGCTGTCGTTCCGCAAGTACGACCCGGTGGCGCGCAAGCACGTCGAGTTCAAGGAAGCCAAGATCAAGTAA
- a CDS encoding PAS domain-containing protein, giving the protein MRGGVWRVVMLGLAVAAAALVFLGVEITQLAAEDRTAFTRGLAICGLGLLAVWFVFSRLSRHFRDLDRLSDRLSGVRGRIDLEPLSGGRGGELARLAEAASRARGGEGGPGDGLLASGPFGGARVDRALRAALAFADDPLLLLDEQGRVEQLNPAAARLLAVEEGSDIGKALVRDDLARAMERARGAAAPISAMLRRTEEGELSARLADLGLGAGVILSFPARGMAHAAGLSGKRTLSLRPAQSAAALGDEEPLAALPFVSLWVATAGTEPDSGPVIAVGTLRLVGARIFRTVSLALLIDPIDPVPPEATARHGIGTAMVAGERPFAAVWPAIRDALHNCIAVGVGIDAALAALARSAAQAGIADPDLPSGLDLGALAGALDPALAGAPPERLAESFGLPRHRHTGPQGQALAQAELAVALLSRLTARGVVTQGQVRALIAGAGVPPAVTKPPPA; this is encoded by the coding sequence ATGAGGGGCGGCGTTTGGCGCGTGGTGATGCTGGGCCTGGCGGTGGCTGCCGCCGCGCTGGTCTTTCTGGGCGTGGAGATCACGCAGCTGGCGGCGGAGGATCGCACCGCCTTCACCCGCGGTCTGGCGATCTGCGGACTCGGCCTGTTGGCGGTCTGGTTTGTCTTTTCCCGCCTGTCGCGCCATTTTCGCGACCTCGACCGGTTGTCCGACCGGTTGTCGGGCGTCCGCGGCCGGATCGATCTCGAGCCCTTGTCCGGCGGGCGCGGCGGCGAGTTGGCGCGTCTGGCCGAGGCGGCGAGCCGGGCCCGAGGTGGCGAAGGCGGACCGGGTGACGGGTTGCTGGCGAGCGGCCCCTTCGGCGGCGCACGCGTGGATCGGGCATTGCGGGCGGCTCTGGCGTTCGCCGATGATCCCCTGCTGCTTCTCGATGAACAGGGGCGGGTGGAGCAGTTGAACCCCGCCGCCGCCCGGCTGCTGGCGGTGGAGGAGGGGAGCGATATCGGGAAGGCTCTGGTTCGGGACGATCTGGCCCGGGCCATGGAACGGGCGCGCGGCGCCGCCGCCCCGATCTCCGCCATGCTGCGCCGCACGGAAGAGGGCGAGCTGTCGGCGCGGCTCGCCGATCTCGGTCTGGGCGCCGGGGTGATCCTGTCCTTTCCCGCCCGCGGCATGGCCCATGCCGCCGGGCTCAGCGGCAAGCGCACGCTCAGCCTGCGTCCGGCCCAATCCGCCGCCGCGCTCGGCGATGAGGAGCCGCTGGCGGCGCTGCCCTTCGTCTCGCTGTGGGTGGCGACGGCGGGAACGGAGCCTGACAGCGGCCCGGTGATCGCGGTCGGCACCTTGCGGCTGGTGGGCGCGCGCATCTTCCGCACCGTGTCGCTCGCCCTTCTGATCGACCCCATCGATCCGGTTCCGCCCGAGGCGACGGCCCGCCATGGCATCGGCACCGCCATGGTTGCCGGCGAACGGCCCTTCGCCGCCGTCTGGCCGGCGATCCGGGACGCCCTGCACAACTGCATCGCCGTCGGAGTCGGCATCGATGCCGCGCTCGCCGCTCTGGCCCGTTCAGCGGCACAGGCGGGCATCGCCGATCCGGACCTGCCGTCCGGACTGGATCTTGGCGCCCTTGCCGGAGCCCTGGACCCGGCGTTGGCCGGCGCCCCGCCCGAAAGGCTGGCCGAGTCGTTCGGCCTGCCGCGGCACCGGCACACCGGTCCCCAAGGGCAGGCGCTTGCCCAGGCCGAGCTTGCCGTGGCGTTGCTGTCCCGTCTGACGGCGCGCGGGGTGGTCACCCAGGGGCAGGTGCGGGCGCTGATCGCCGGTGCGGGCGTGCCGCCCGCCGTTACGAAGCCTCCACCGGCATGA
- a CDS encoding CidA/LrgA family protein, translated as MLGTLTLLLFCQLAGELAARLLHLPVPGPVLGMLLLFGGLLLRGGVPTAVEETASGLLRHLSLLFVPAGVGVMVHVGRLETEALPIIVALCGSTLIGIAVTAKLMAFLLSRTDPRLEEEPADGAQGKGGRA; from the coding sequence ATGCTCGGAACCCTGACTCTTCTGCTCTTCTGCCAATTGGCCGGTGAACTGGCCGCCCGTCTGCTTCACCTGCCGGTCCCCGGCCCGGTGCTGGGCATGCTGCTGTTGTTCGGCGGGCTGCTGCTGCGCGGCGGCGTGCCGACGGCCGTCGAGGAGACCGCCAGCGGGCTGCTGCGTCATCTCTCCCTGTTGTTCGTGCCGGCCGGCGTCGGCGTGATGGTCCATGTCGGCCGGCTTGAGACGGAGGCGCTGCCGATCATCGTCGCGCTGTGCGGCAGCACGCTGATCGGCATCGCGGTGACGGCGAAGCTGATGGCCTTCCTGCTGAGCCGGACCGACCCGCGGCTGGAGGAGGAACCGGCGGACGGAGCACAGGGGAAGGGAGGCCGGGCATGA
- a CDS encoding LrgB family protein has product MSADLHQIWVYLSASPLAGLTLTLVAYQAGLWIFERLGRRPLFNPVLIAVVLIAVVLSLSGIDYRTYFDGAQFVHFLLGPATVALAVPLYNQFEEIRRTALALVVALLVGSTAAALSAVALAWALGGSSVTLLSIAPKSVTSPIAMGVSEQIGGLPSLTAVFVIITGIVAASLGSWVLNLVGVKDWRARGFGMGVAAHGIGTARALQVNEVAGAFAGLGMGLNGLATALLLPTLYHLIWG; this is encoded by the coding sequence ATGAGCGCCGATCTGCACCAGATCTGGGTTTATCTGTCGGCCAGTCCGCTGGCCGGGCTGACGCTGACCCTCGTCGCCTATCAGGCCGGACTGTGGATCTTCGAAAGGCTGGGGCGGCGCCCGCTGTTCAATCCGGTGCTGATCGCGGTCGTTCTGATCGCCGTCGTGCTGAGCCTGTCGGGCATTGATTACCGTACCTATTTCGACGGCGCGCAGTTCGTCCATTTCCTGCTGGGCCCGGCCACCGTGGCGCTGGCGGTCCCGCTCTACAACCAGTTCGAGGAGATCCGCCGCACGGCGCTGGCGCTCGTGGTGGCGTTGCTGGTCGGATCGACGGCCGCGGCGCTGAGCGCCGTGGCGCTGGCCTGGGCGCTCGGCGGATCGAGTGTGACGCTGCTGTCGATCGCACCGAAATCGGTCACCTCCCCCATCGCCATGGGCGTGTCGGAACAGATCGGCGGCCTGCCGTCGCTGACGGCGGTGTTCGTCATCATCACCGGCATCGTCGCCGCCAGTCTCGGCAGCTGGGTGCTGAATCTGGTAGGGGTGAAGGACTGGCGCGCCCGCGGCTTCGGCATGGGGGTGGCAGCCCACGGCATCGGCACCGCCCGCGCCTTGCAGGTCAACGAGGTGGCCGGCGCCTTCGCCGGGTTGGGCATGGGGCTGAACGGGCTGGCGACGGCGCTGCTGCTGCCGACGCTCTACCACCTGATCTGGGGCTGA